A single genomic interval of Bacteroidota bacterium harbors:
- a CDS encoding TlpA disulfide reductase family protein, whose product MKRLSVILCFLLIGYTAMCQETDKKLQKLPSVMLKTLDGKTINTAELSNNGKPIILSFWATWCKPCVSELTAISDVYADWQKETGVMLIAVSIDDSRTTANVQPTVNGKGWEYVVLLDANSEFKRAMNVNLVPHTFILNGKGEIVWQHTSFAQGAELNLIDIVKKIIAGEPIPND is encoded by the coding sequence ATGAAACGGCTAAGCGTAATACTGTGTTTTCTGTTGATTGGATATACAGCCATGTGCCAGGAAACAGATAAAAAACTTCAGAAACTTCCGTCGGTAATGCTGAAAACCCTTGACGGAAAAACAATAAACACGGCAGAACTTTCGAATAACGGAAAACCCATTATTCTTAGTTTTTGGGCTACATGGTGCAAACCCTGCGTTTCGGAACTCACTGCCATTTCTGATGTATATGCCGACTGGCAAAAAGAAACCGGTGTTATGTTAATCGCTGTTTCTATTGACGATTCGCGCACCACTGCAAATGTTCAGCCCACCGTAAACGGCAAAGGCTGGGAATATGTAGTACTGCTGGATGCCAACAGTGAATTTAAACGTGCCATGAATGTGAACCTTGTACCGCACACATTTATCCTTAACGGAAAAGGTGAAATTGTATGGCAGCATACCTCATTCGCACAAGGCGCAGAACTCAATCTGATAGACATTGTGAAGAAAATCATCGCGGGTGAGCCTATACCGAATGATTGA